The genomic DNA tttggagttttgtgtataacgataatgatttaattcccccccccccattctcttttgtgttttctcattgcaagcaaaataaatgaagatattactaccaaagcatttgtaattgcaatcaatttctgggagaaattgagcattatctgctattaattgcaggggtgccaatacttttggcaagcAGTGTAGTCACACATGTTTATTGACTTGATTAAGTGTTAAATGTATATCCAAATAATAGTTTAGTGAATATTGAAAAATTTCTATGCATCTTTATTTTTcggctgaataaatgcactgttTAGCGTATTTGTACATATATTTTTGATAGGCGAGAAGTTACTAAATGTGTACTCAATTTTGAATTTGATACTTTGAAGTTAAAACAGTAGTTTTCAAATTTATCTCTCAAAAGTACCAACAAATgaatgttttgtattttttttaagtatcttAATGTAAGCCTAACATAAGGAGAGAAGGAATTACACAGCATGTCATGGGGAAAATGGCCCCCAAAGGCAACATGTGTCTTTTATTGTTAGGTACATTGGTTTGATTACATAGTCCAACCTCTATTTGGAAGTATAAAATTGCAATTCACAattgtggcaaaaaaaacaaaaaaacaatagcaAACCACCTTAAACCAAAAACAATAAACACCTTCCCACACCATTCAGAATATGATACATTAGATATCTTATTATCAACATCACACATTATTTTCAGTGAGGCAAAACACTCACAGTCAAAAGGACGACAATCAAAACAAGGACAAATGTTGGtaatggcaagaaaacaatataaAAGATAAACTGAGCTAGGAGCGttattattttgtgtgtgttgcaAAATACGACATTCAATTCAGGTGGCCACTTTAGTCAAAATGGGtccatttttattaaaaaaaaaaaaaaatccagcaaatcacacacacatacacacgcttTTTGTTTAACCATCTCCAAATCAATGGAAAAATGATCCACAAGTAGAACCCCACATGGCCCTTATTATTAGTATCTGCTTTCCAACcctataaataacaatcaatggCCACATCCCACGCAGCACAGAGACAACAGGTCAGGTATGTCGATTGCATGTCTTAAATATGAACAACTGAAGCTTCTCACAGCATGCAATTTCTTTCTTAAACAAAAGAAACTGTGATGTCAATTGGCCCACTCCTCTCTGTGCTGGCTTACTTGATCTCTAATAAACCTCCCTTCCCCTCCTCTGAATAAAAATACTCCTATGTAACACATATTTGTTTAAGATCCACTTGACTCACAGTACAGAAAAAATGTTCTTTTCATTTATGGCTACATACACGTCAAGGCAGAAAAAAGAAAACACTGCTATCACTGTGTTTCTACCGCCCCACTTCTGAAAAAGCAATGTAACAAGGGGGTGAGGTGGGTGAGTGCTggctttttcttttaaaaaagacGAGTGATATTAACAGTAAAAATACGATGGAGTTTtagggtgaaacaaggaaaaaaaatgggaCTATGAGAATAAAGGAAAAATATTACGCGATTAGAGTGAaagattacaacaataaattcgTACGTTGTAATACTGTGAGAAAAAAGTCACAATATaacaaaaaatgtcataatattacgagaaaaaagtaattacgaagtttgtaatattacgagaaaagtcattatataatgagaaAGAAAATCGGGATCAAAGTCTTAATACTACTACTTTCTACCAATAAAGTTACGAGAAATATATCATAATGCTAggtaattttaaataatataacCAGAAAAAGTCGTTATATTACGTATCTTTAGGTTACGTACTTTTGCATTGACTTCATTTTCGTAGTATTACGTTTGAAATTATTctcgtaatattatgactttaatCTTGCAATCGAATGACTGTATTCTAATAgtcccatttcttcttctttcccAATCTTTGTTTGTTTAGCTGTAATACTCCATTGTATAATAGGCCTCTCGTGTCCAAAACTCATTGTAATACGGGTAACACACGTATCGAGAAATGATCATTTCTGATTGTCAGATGTCTCTTAAAGACGACCCTGAGTTTTGGGGTGTATAGGGAATATTCAGACAAAGGTTTTCACCAAAATTTACCAAACCCTATAAGAGCAGTAATAACATATGAtgggtttttatttttaaaaaatgggctattaaacagtatttttttaagtaccagaacttgaaatttcaacttaaaagaaaaaaaagttaagtaCTTTGAACTCAAGATTTTAACTAAACTGGACTAGTTTAAGTAATTATTGTTttctaaaagcaaaaacaaatatttggatccatctttttttgattATTTTCAAAGATAATCAGTCTGCTTTTATAAAAGACTACAGAAATCAGAGAAAATTTGCTTTTGGGAGGCTCAAACAGAggatttggtcttttttttcttggtaAAATAATGTCTGTATACAATTAACCAATGATCAAAATTGTTGTTGATTAATTTGATAATTAATCATTCTTGGCAATCCTGACGTGTAGACCATTTAAGACGAGATTTAAAAACACACAGGTAGTACCAGAATAAGGCAAAATGTGATAAATGTTGATGTTTAAAGGCTGAagggctttttttccccaattgattATGATGCTCAatcatttgagaaaaaaaaaaaagagaggtaGTAcaaaaggcaattcaaagtgacaGGCAATTtctttggagaaaaaaaggcaCTTTACTTTCCTAACACAATCTACCGCAATACAACGTCCACTTCCTCTTCATCAGTGGTCCAATTCTTTTGCTCCAAATGATCTACTCATTCAAAACCTTCTCGTTCCCTCAAGCGCCTTGGCGTACCTCCACTTCATGGAAAGCTACCGGTCTGAAAAATGCACGTGATGATTGTTTTTGTCTTCCTAATGTGTGCCTGCGTGAGTTAGTTCACTAGCGTCATTTTCTGGTTTTGCTGACTGAAGAGAGGGGGACGGCGTGTtttcacttttgtttttgtttagtcCTTCACAAGTCTGTAGACATGATACTGGGCACCGTGTTCGCTCGTGGACACCTCAAACACAAACGCGATGCACAGCAACGTCTCCTGGGTGTCGCGGTTCGTTACGACCTTCAGGAGGAAAAAGAGAATGTGATACATTCAAGGGGTGGGACTGACAAGACGTCGTAAGGCACCCCGAATACATTACAAGTCATATGTGATCGGGCATAGCAAAATGAGTCTGGAGTCACACAGAGATTCgaagataaaaatgacaaatgTCTTACTaagttaaaatgtttaaaattgagatttctgtatcaaatgttcCCAAAACACCTCTTTTAATGATTAAGATTTCCATTATAATTGGGAAGACAGCCTTCAAAAGccattttgaaaatggtgcatcagaaattgttttttaaaaaaggcacagCAAACGTCTAGTGCTTTACCGTTTTTGTAaacatctacacagaaatgcccAATTTACGATGAAAATACCCTTGCGTTAATATCATACCCATTTTAACAAATCTACGTCATTAGCTAAAATTAGCTAGTGTATGTGTAAAGAAATTCCataatacaataaataacaactaGACACATACTGGTACATAACTGCTAGATCCATGATGATGAGGACAGTAATGGTTCAGCAATGGATATTAACCAATCAATAGAAAGCCCTTGCTTGTTGGTGAGGTTCAATAATACTTTCACAATGAATTTTAAAAGGGAAATTAAATACATTCAAGCCATTATTTCATGGCTGAAATCTAAAATAAAAGAGTTCCTCAATCTGTTTTTGAATGTGTGTCCAACCCAACTAACATGCACATTGTTAATGACAAGTGAAGGTTTGTAAAATGATTAGCTTACGATTTTTCTTATTTTGATGAAACGCTGAGAAtctgtcatagacttcataatgatattgacgggacactgggccaattaatagggggcctgcattgttggtgtggccgtcaaagctgacggagtggaatcacagacaaagagctttttttgttgaaaattcttgtgaataaatgcttaaatccctgaattcttcatgatATGGAAtatgcaaaacagtctcgattcttttattaaaagcaaaaaccccccccccccccccaaaaaacgtgctgttagcatttataCTGCgtgaatatgtcaaagtacgatgctagtctgttagtcaatgttgcGGCCACCATAtggaaacagagctttttttcacgtttcaaaatgcacgcatggtacgaaaaatataataattaccttgaaaccTCGAaccaatcactcctgagacaatccttcctgtttgtatgccgtAGAGctgtcgtactttttcaacctaaatccggcgttggattgctgcatgtgtTAACTAACTGCGACCGACAGCGAATAACTAAAGCGGACtgtaggacggccccctacttgaaggcgttgcgcagtggctgacagatatgacccgtcaatacaattatgaaatcTATGTCTCAGTTTAGAAAAATCGTTCACTGTGACTCATTTTTCTGTCACCTCTAAGTACACATACAGGTTGTATGGATGTGTGTACCTGCAGGATGGTGAAGTTTTCAAGAACACTGTTCATCATGTACTTTTCGGGCAAATGTTTGAGCTTGTGGATAAAGTTGATCATGTACTCGCACATGGGCGAGCGGTGAATCCTGTAAACGCACTTGCCACCCTCCAGTCGGGCATACTCGGTCTTCAGCGAGAAGTGAACACACAGAGATTTAGACACGCAAACTGTACATTTGGGAGGTAATGGAGCACAGCGACAGTGTTGTTACCTCAACTTTTTCCACCACCTGCTTCCCAAAGGAGCAGACTTTGGTCGAAACAGTGATGGTCATGTTCTCGGCGCTACTGTACTGACTGGTGACACCATAGAAAGAACCGGGGCCGTCCTGCATCCCGCTGCTGTTCAAGTCGGCCTGGAAAAAGCAGAAATAATGGAAAAGGCTTTTTATAaatcttgtttaaaaatcatgtgTCCATTGGAGTGCACGAATTGACTAGAAATTTTTCACCGGGGAGAACAAAATCATTGAGCATGTTTACAttcactgccaatgacggcgataAACATCCGATCCATTTCATCTGAGAGGCTAGCAGTGAAGGATCACTTCCAGACCTGCCAGTTGTAATGGATCAAACATCTAACGGCATTAGTGGGAgccaaattaattaaataaattcaGATTACACACCCAAAATTTCACCAGAAAAAACGCGTTTTGAGGGCCTTTCTCGTAAAGCTCTTTGAGACCACCCTTCTTTTCGGGGAACTTGTCGTAGATCTGCCGGATGTCCACAGCCTCCAGGAGGGGGTCGCTATACGACGGATTGGTTTGTCCTATGTGGACAAACAGGTGTTTGCTGTActgtaaaacagacaaaaaaggaCAGAATGTTGATAAACCTATGTACAGTAACATTAGAAAATCAGAAGGAAAGCTGCTAATTCAGAAAACATGGCTGTTATAAATAGTGCCCTATAGTGGCTGCAACCAAATGATAAAACAGTAACAGTGCttcttaattattttctttaacactccgttgaaaaaaaaactccaacaaATTCTGAGCGTAATTGGCAGAAAATGCCTGCAAATGACGCCTTCATTTTTTTTAGCTTAATGCTGTCATCTGCTAACATTGTTAGACAAAGTAACCACATCAGTCTTTCCTCAATAGTCACAGTGAAGTAAAGCGCTACACAATAGGGCTGAAAATCAGCAATTTCCTGACAGTACAATATGATATGAATTTCGGATAAATATTGGACGGGACGATACAACGATATTAGCTTATATCACAAAGTCTGATTCAAGTGTATTCGATGGATTTGTTGCTGAAACATTATTTATACCTTGGGAGAGTTCCCTCGGGGAAATTAGTTTCCAGTGCCCATAACAACACAGCAGCAAAGATAAATGGATAAGGTGCAAGATAGTAAAAAAGTGCTAGAGCAgttgttcttaaccttgctaaaggtacctaaCCCCACAAATTTCTCACGTGCATTCACCGAACCATTCGGAATGTAAAAATGAagccttttttgtgtgtgtttttttgtgtcgaATTCAAAACCAAACCATTCAAAACTAAGCTAGTAAGCAAATTCCCGTTGAAATTtataatttggtattttgcaggTAATTTTCACGTTGGAAAAAATTTAATGTCtacattcttttatttatttattaatgtcacatttaacctgtcctgttcagctgcctctatatggagaataggaatctgagtgtccctgTGGTCtgaaaaacttttatgtatcacatgggagtttgatatactcccattgtggttgtttatCATGTCTACTTTCTCATTTTATGGTCACATCCTTATAtcatatactattttcatggcgtaaaatgtgacgcaaatgtttgtttttaattatctgCGCAGTGCATTTTGCCTACAGGTCTGTTAtgcttcctcataccaagtgtgagtcaaccttccactgagcaaaccagtttctcctcccattagacATAGAGCTAGGAGTTGAAAGAAattgaataaagcctgtaaattggaggCAACCTAGTCTAAAACAAAACTTGGCCTTTAGTCAGAGTAAGAATTACGGCCCTGTGTGTCTTAACCTTTAccaaaccccttagacttactcaccgaacccatggggttcaatcgaacccaggttaagaaccactgtgctacaataaaaaagatgaaaaaaacataaaattaaatttaaaaatgaaataaatacaatatgCTACTACTTAAGAAGTACAACAAATAGAACCCTAAGTAATTCGCATAACCGAAGTTAGTTATGGAAATgcccgaattaaaaaaaaaaaaaaaaaaacctcactgTGTCTGGGTCCCTCTGAACCTCCATAAAGGCCGAGTACTCCAACATGCGCAGCTTGGAGGAGGCGATGGTCCGATCCTGCCACACTGGCACCGCTGTGGCTGTGGGCGCGGGGGGCGGAGCCAAGGGCTCGTAACCTGTACGCAAAAATGTTCGATTTGTCAGGTATGCTCAGTCATGTTGTTGCATGGAAACTATGAAAACCAACCAAAAAGGTCAataaaaagtcacatttatagTAAAATACCGGCAGCTAGAATTATACAGTTAAAAAGGTAGAAAAATGTACAGTTTACATTCAAATTAGcaacaaattatttaaaaaaaaataaaaataaaaagccgGTCTGATGGTGGTGGTGTCACTGCTCTTTTTCATTCTCTCCTCTCCAAACGGGGTTTGAATCCACATTGCCAGTTGAGCGTGTTGTATACTGAGCCAATAAGCCCAGTCTAGTTTCAGCTGCCGGTACACACTTTTAAGTTCTCAGGAAGTTTTCCTAACATTCTAAATGAAAAGTAATTTTGCCCACAGCTTTCTATTAGTTCAGTAGTCAGAACGCACGACAGCCAAGATGATGATGGTATTGGTTTGAATACCGTTTGGAACAGGAGGTGGGTGGAtcacagcattttttttctaccaAAATTTTCAGTCAGAAAAAATCTACAAAAACCTACCACAAGATTTACAGTTACTGAAGCACTACACAGTTTTTatttatagttaaaaaaaaaaaaaagtatctacAAATTCCTACTTACTTGGTATGGACTGCGTTACCGGACCTGATAGGCTCGGGTAGGGGGGCTGTGCAAAAGGTTTGATACTAGaagaaaacaaatgacaaaaaaaaaaaaaaaaaaaaagaaaaattgaaataaatgcacTGCTCACTCTTTTCCAGTTAacccattggctaccattgatggcaatggccgtccaatccatttggactaggATGGAAAGACTTTCCATACGGCCCTCCTtgtccaaatggatttgacatccacgtcaatggcagccaatgagtaaattGTCGTTTTGTATTCGTGTCAGCATGTATGGCTGCACCAGCGAAGCGTAAGTCCACCTGCTTCAATTAGATAAACACAATTTGCACCGaaccctgattttttttttttttttttttaaatttaattcaattttgaAGTCAATTTGGTGCAGGAAACATACAAGAAAAAAGGAGTGTGGGAGTTAGTAGCGGTGCTTGCTAGCTATCATGGCGAACTTACACTTGGCTGGTACGACCGAGCCCAGGAGTCCTTCCCGGGTTGAGATCTAGAACCAGCCTGATGTGCAAAAACGGCACGCGTTAAATATGCTTTGTAATAGCGCTTATTTATGCTTCTACCGTCAGACATTCATGCGTCCCACACCTCTTATCCCGAGTTTGAGAGAGGTCTACTTACTCCTGAGAGGGTCCAGGTTGTCCCGGAATCTGCGCGTGCCAGAACTAGagaatgatattttttttagcaGGAATTATTGGACAAAGCATGACTATTTGAGGGTGGGCTGGCTCACTCTGCCTGGCTGGTAGGCGGCGGGGGGCATTGGTGGAATATGACTCTTGATCATGCTCGGTGAGACGATCTGTGCTGACGATAGCGCCGCCATGTTCTGCAGGGCTTTATCTTTGGACGCCTGATCCTAAAGTGACGGCACAGGGAAAGGAGGCCGGTCAAACACAAGGGGGTGCCACAATGAGAACGTCACTCTGACGGTGGGTACACACATACTGTTTTGATAAGTGCGGGTATGTTGAGAGTGATTTTTAGCTCAAACACAACTGGAAGATGTGAATCTTGAAGTGGAAGTTTCTGAGGTgagtatttatttataaatcacAAATTTGCTCCAGAGGGTATTATATCTCACATTGACCTTGTGTGTGAGAAATTCTGGTTTCGGTGGGATGGTTCACATATTTTAGTATTATAAGcatgaactcattcactgccattgacagcaataaatgACAAATCAATTTGAACTCATAAGCTGCCAGAGTTGCTCTTAAAATGAgttgtttttacattgactaCACAGCAACTTTGTCAAATTACCAatactaaaactactgaaagagATCAACAATCACCGcctcattgactgacagactagcatcatgctttgacgTATTTCCTTAAAataacgtttttttgtttgttttgtttttgttttgcttttaaccaagaattgagactgttttacttccatatctataaagaactcaGGAATTTCAGCATTTacgtattcacaaaaattttcgccaaaaaagctctgtttacatacggcgaccgccacattgactgacggaCTAGCACagcacttcgacatatttacataaaataaatgccgtctgcacgtttttttgttgttgcttttaaccaagcatCGAGATGTTTTACGTAcatagctataaagaattcagggatttaagcatttattcacaagaattttcaccggaaaacctCTGTCTACATATGGCtgctgccacattgactgacagactagcatcatgctttgacatttttacgtaaaataaactttttttcagggatttaagcatttatatacAAGAATTTtcgacggaaaaagctctttgtctgtgattctactcggtcagctttgatggccacgccaacaatgcaggcctccTATTAATCGGCTCCGCGCcctgtcaatataattatgaaatctatggtgttttgtataaataaattaaattaatcaATAAGATGGTAATTaaacaaacaatttaaaaaaaattcaacaaaaacaaataatgcttagattaaaatatatatatataatcatagtaattaaattactgcccTATAAAGCATTAACCCTtggtagggcaagtgactaattttgctaatttaactcattggctgccattaacagcgCTAGAGCCGGCAGCAATCATTCGCtggcagccctcccagtcaaaattaattggacgtctagaacTGTCAACAGCACTGAAAGATCAGCATTCAGGgcacattttaatttgtttagcACAAGATTATATTGAGCGATTGCACGTTTGTTGGGTTGTTCCACTTCAGTGTGCATATGTGTGTACCCTGCTTGACTAGCTCTCTAGTGATAGTTATACAATACATATGCATTAGTGTTGAGAAAGAAAATGAAGGTTCCACTTGTTATATAGGCTTTAGTAAGCCAATCAAAGCAGAGCATTTTTGCGGTCACTGAGAAAAGCAGACAAGAGCAGCGTTACACTGATGAACAGTTGacataaaaaacatttgaaatgaatgccGCCGATTCCTGTAGTAAAATGCATGAAAAATAACGTACAGTTTCCAAATGTGCACGTTTATTTTGatgttttaattaagttttaatttCTATTCAACTCGTTATGTCTTTCAAGCTTTCAAGAGTCGAGAGCCCGAAAAACAACAAAGCATCACCTCAGCGAAGCAAGCGAGGATGCAAAAGCGAGGCCGTTTCCTAAGCGCCACCCCCATTATGGGATAGCGTAGTAGGTGAACCGCGGGGTGGGGCGAGGGATGCCATGCCAGCAGAAGGCCATTAGGAGGCGCGCTGATGCCGATAATGCGAGTAGCGGAAGCACAGCGTACGGCACGAATGAGATTCACTTACCAAATTCATCGcctgaagcaaaacaaaaagagAAAAGAACCATTAGTCCGATGCATTTAAGCCGTACGAGGAATTTTTGAGCcattaactgccattgacaacttaTAGACTTTTCGGTTGAACTGAAAGTGTCAAAATCAATTGGAAATCTCTTTTCATCAATGGCAAATAATGAGTTAATTGGTCCAAAACCTTTTATTGATTTACTACATATGTTGCTTGTAGCTCAATAAGTTTGGAAGAGGTTGTTTCGTATTGCTATCCAATGAAATATTGACCAAAAAAGTTTGATAGTACAGGTGaagatattttaaaataatgagTCAGTTGATTATTTCTGAACAATTTTACCGCATGGGTGAATCCCTCTCAGTTGAGTGCATACCAGACACGACTAATTAACAATCGAGTCCACGCAGGATTCTTTACGGAATCCAATACTTTGCAAAGAGTGAAAAGACAATGCATATTTACAGCTAAAAttccaaatgaaaaaacattatttCGGTTTTCATTCATCAATTGTTAATTTCTCCAAATGTCCTAAGATATTTTACGTTTCATTTTATGTGGTTAGAAAATGCACTTTTTGTAATGGCTTGTGTGCATACACTGTAAAAACTATGATCAGGTTTTGATAATATTtacgaaataaataaaagtagacTATACATAATAAAAATGACTGTGTGCAGTTTGCAATCAAAGTGAGCAGAATTTaccaatttttaatcatttattaatAGCATTTTAAttagtattttttaaatataaaaccaACTTAAAATCAGTGAgtagaatttatttatttttataagcaAAGTCAAAACTGCAGAAAATTGATAAATTTTACTCATTGGAAGGTCTTATTTTCCCGCCCAAGGCATTTTTCATCACACAACAGCAAGTCAGCCACCATTTCACAGACCGTTGGCTTAAAGGTAAGAGCTGTTTAATTGTTCTTAGGTAACGACCCCAGTGTCTGTATCAGTTAAACATTGCTTTGTGTTACTACAAATTGCTAAACGTGCCAACTTTACTGTACTTTCAGTCAAAATTAAGTTCTAGTGTTACTGACTGAAGTCAGTTTGTGTCGTCTTTGATTCAACTAAAGCATTGCAATGATTGAAAAAGTTTGGTTCGACTAAAAGCATTGCAATGATTGAAAAAGTAGTGTGAATTTCACAATTTAATGTGTTTTACCGAGTATAGCGTAATACTGTTATATAATGGATGTAAAGTACAaactattctttttttatttaatttagcgTCCTGGCTCCTGGCCACGGTCAAGTTAACCTCCCCTCCCCCCACCTTAACAAGCCAGCACACCAACACGGAGGAGCACACTTGTGTCTCACTGGTGAGTATAATCAATTTAGGAGTTTTATCTGAAGTTACTGCATTTAGTTTTCACAATAGAATTGTATTCGtaaaatttttactcaagtagcGTGTTAAATGCAGAATTCTTGTCGCATTTTCACTGGTTCGTCTGTTAATGTGTTTTGAGCACAATGGCTGTTTTGCGAAATGCTAGGTTCTGGGGGGTATATCACAAAGCGAGATTAATGGGTTAGCGAGCTATATGTTGAGTCCAAAGCTAGGAAAACGCCACATGGAAAACGACCAGAATACGTTTTCTTGTATAACTAATATACCCTATAATGTTGGGTTAGCTGATAGTCTACCTCAGGTGAGGAGGATTTCTCAGACTAGCAGGTAAGTTAATGATTTGTACATACTTTTCCACTGCTGTGACATtaatcaataataattatgtcctgtaataatgtgacagcaaaaatgtTTATTGTGGACATTCTTAAGGgataatcctttttttttttttttttttttttttttttcacattagtACATGGCATAGCGTCTGTACCAGTATAAATGTCATTGGGAACACACTGGTGCAGGTAAGACACTAACTATGGATAAATACCTTATAAAATCCCACTTCAATAAAAGGAACCTTTAGGATGTCTGACAAAAATATAAAACCAATTCTAAGGTAATATGCATATCAACAAATGACAAATGATAAATATTAAAAGGCGCACAGTCTCTTACATATAATTGTATATTATAGGGTTGAACGATTTATAAAACAAATATCTAATtgttatattttcaattaattatatttaatataattatatacatattatatatatatatatatatatatatatatatatatatatatatatatatatatatattttgcattATTGTTCTCATTTTCTTTGAAAAACacgaccgtaattttcggactataaggcgcacctgactgtaagccgcaacccaccaaatttgacacgaaaattgcattttttaattgataagccgcactggactataagctgcagcggtCCTCACTCTATTaaggaatatttacaccaaaagttatgaaccggtaacactttatatgagTATATGATATACTTGaggatttaaaactggttttatgaTTTGTCTTTCAGATCCAGGATGAGTTTTATCGAATAACAATGGTTCATCTTGAATCAAAGTTCATGTCCAAGCTGGACGAATTTACGCCTCAACTATTAAAACTCTTCCATACCAAGGGCGGAAGCATGGGGCTGCAGTTGCAGGCTATCTTACTCAAGGTACCCTTCATTGAgcattatgtttgctaatacagTGTTCTAGGAATATCAACTTTAGAGGAGGTAATGTTATCCTGTGATGAAATAATTGCATGAGAATTTGTTTCATTAGTATTTCCTTATTCAGGTCCCAGAGACGGCATAGGAAGGATCGTTGATAGGGCCTTATTAACAGTAATATAAAACaccttgtgtttatttttccatttcagACTCCAAGCAACCCAAATATCCACATGAAGAGAGAGATTGTCATTAGATGTTCGATGAAGTTCCTCGGGGAATCGTCAGAGCAACTCTTAAGAGAGTACGATGTAAGTTGAATTACATGTTAAAATAAAAGAAGGTCATCACTCTCATCTCTTTGACTTAATATGTTTTGGGGAAGTCAAATCACAAAATAGCTTTAACTGTATTTCTCCCAGTAGGTCTTGGCAAACTACATCATTGTCCTCTATTAAGTGTTTAAAAGtgtttattttccatcatggaaCTTTTAAGTGCAAGTGCATAAATAGGAGGTGTTATTTGATTGCACCAATTAGCagaattt from Corythoichthys intestinalis isolate RoL2023-P3 chromosome 9, ASM3026506v1, whole genome shotgun sequence includes the following:
- the tead3b gene encoding TEA domain family member 3 b isoform X2, producing the protein MYGRNELIARYIKLRTGKTRTRKQVSSHIQVLARKKVREYQAGIKVSSHLQVLARRKSREIQSKLKDQASKDKALQNMAALSSAQIVSPSMIKSHIPPMPPAAYQPGRFWHAQIPGQPGPSQELVLDLNPGRTPGLGRTSQVIKPFAQPPYPSLSGPVTQSIPSYEPLAPPPAPTATAVPVWQDRTIASSKLRMLEYSAFMEVQRDPDTYSKHLFVHIGQTNPSYSDPLLEAVDIRQIYDKFPEKKGGLKELYEKGPQNAFFLVKFWADLNSSGMQDGPGSFYGVTSQYSSAENMTITVSTKVCSFGKQVVEKVETEYARLEGGKCVYRIHRSPMCEYMINFIHKLKHLPEKYMMNSVLENFTILQVVTNRDTQETLLCIAFVFEVSTSEHGAQYHVYRLVKD
- the tead3b gene encoding TEA domain family member 3 b isoform X5, with the protein product MYGRNELIARYIKLRTGKTRTRKQVSSHIQVLARKKVREYQAGIKVSSHLQVLARRKSREIQSKLKDQASKDKALQNMAALSSAQIVSPSMIKSHIPPMPPAAYQPGRFWHAQIPGQPGPSQDIKPFAQPPYPSLSGPVTQSIPSYEPLAPPPAPTATAVPVWQDRTIASSKLRMLEYSAFMEVQRDPDTYSKHLFVHIGQTNPSYSDPLLEAVDIRQIYDKFPEKKGGLKELYEKGPQNAFFLVKFWADLNSSGMQDGPGSFYGVTSQYSSAENMTITVSTKVCSFGKQVVEKVETEYARLEGGKCVYRIHRSPMCEYMINFIHKLKHLPEKYMMNSVLENFTILQVVTNRDTQETLLCIAFVFEVSTSEHGAQYHVYRLVKD
- the tead3b gene encoding TEA domain family member 3 b isoform X6, whose product is MYGRNELIARYIKLRTGKTRTRKQVSSHIQVLARKKVREYQAGIKDQASKDKALQNMAALSSAQIVSPSMIKSHIPPMPPAAYQPGRFWHAQIPGQPGPSQELVLDLNPGRTPGLGRTSQVIKPFAQPPYPSLSGPVTQSIPSYEPLAPPPAPTATAVPVWQDRTIASSKLRMLEYSAFMEVQRDPDTYSKHLFVHIGQTNPSYSDPLLEAVDIRQIYDKFPEKKGGLKELYEKGPQNAFFLVKFWADLNSSGMQDGPGSFYGVTSQYSSAENMTITVSTKVCSFGKQVVEKVETEYARLEGGKCVYRIHRSPMCEYMINFIHKLKHLPEKYMMNSVLENFTILQVVTNRDTQETLLCIAFVFEVSTSEHGAQYHVYRLVKD
- the tead3b gene encoding TEA domain family member 3 b isoform X4; its protein translation is MYGRNELIARYIKLRTGKTRTRKQVSSHIQVLARKKVREYQAGIKAMNLDQASKDKALQNMAALSSAQIVSPSMIKSHIPPMPPAAYQPGRFWHAQIPGQPGPSQELVLDLNPGRTPGLGRTSQVIKPFAQPPYPSLSGPVTQSIPSYEPLAPPPAPTATAVPVWQDRTIASSKLRMLEYSAFMEVQRDPDTYSKHLFVHIGQTNPSYSDPLLEAVDIRQIYDKFPEKKGGLKELYEKGPQNAFFLVKFWADLNSSGMQDGPGSFYGVTSQYSSAENMTITVSTKVCSFGKQVVEKVETEYARLEGGKCVYRIHRSPMCEYMINFIHKLKHLPEKYMMNSVLENFTILQVVTNRDTQETLLCIAFVFEVSTSEHGAQYHVYRLVKD